In Peptococcus niger, a single window of DNA contains:
- the dinB gene encoding DNA polymerase IV, whose product MRRILHIDMDAFFASVEQRDNPALKGKPVIVAGASDNRGVVTTASYEARAYGVHSAMPIMQAKRLCPQGIYVPVRKGVYRAESKIIMGLFRKVTPLVEVLSVDEAFLDVTEQTADMAQAVHLAAAIQRRLFELRQLTCSVGVSYQKFAAKLASDFNKPAGLTVIEERHFKDLVWSLPVERMMGIGPRSRSLLEAEGLYTIGQLAQVNPLLLQNLLGKRATDIYQRANGLDPRPVIVERDVKSVGREQTFPKDIVSRPILEKILSDLVADVSRRLRRQELLVKTVTLKWRLTDFTTHTRQVQLPRATNHFDLLWRASLSLLNECAHGEPWRLIGMTASQLVGEKEADVQLSFFDDAVQKAAKSNRLTGLIKDLQEKYGKDRIMRANALSGHQHEEEGQWK is encoded by the coding sequence ATGCGACGAATCTTACACATTGATATGGATGCGTTTTTTGCATCCGTTGAGCAGCGGGACAATCCTGCTTTAAAAGGCAAACCGGTTATTGTGGCTGGTGCTTCAGACAATCGCGGCGTTGTGACCACGGCATCTTATGAAGCCCGTGCTTACGGGGTCCATTCGGCCATGCCTATAATGCAGGCCAAACGCCTTTGTCCGCAGGGTATTTATGTGCCGGTGCGAAAAGGCGTTTATCGTGCAGAATCGAAAATCATCATGGGCTTGTTTCGTAAGGTGACCCCCTTGGTCGAGGTGCTGTCAGTGGATGAAGCCTTTTTGGATGTAACAGAGCAAACAGCTGATATGGCGCAGGCCGTGCATTTGGCGGCAGCGATTCAACGTCGTCTGTTTGAACTGCGTCAGCTGACCTGCTCAGTGGGCGTGTCCTACCAAAAGTTTGCCGCCAAACTGGCCAGCGATTTCAATAAACCAGCCGGTTTGACGGTTATTGAAGAAAGGCACTTTAAGGATTTGGTATGGTCCCTGCCCGTTGAGCGGATGATGGGGATCGGCCCGCGCAGCCGCTCCCTTTTGGAAGCTGAAGGCCTGTATACCATCGGGCAGCTGGCCCAGGTCAACCCACTTCTTTTGCAGAACCTCTTGGGAAAACGCGCCACGGACATTTACCAGCGCGCCAACGGCCTTGACCCCCGCCCGGTCATTGTAGAGCGTGACGTCAAATCGGTCGGTCGAGAACAGACCTTTCCCAAGGATATTGTCTCCCGTCCAATTTTAGAAAAAATATTATCCGATTTGGTTGCAGATGTCAGCAGACGCTTGCGTCGACAGGAGCTCTTGGTCAAAACGGTAACTCTCAAATGGCGGTTAACGGATTTTACGACCCATACCCGACAGGTTCAACTGCCCCGGGCCACCAATCATTTTGACCTCTTGTGGAGAGCATCTCTTAGCCTGTTAAATGAATGCGCTCACGGTGAACCCTGGCGTCTCATCGGCATGACCGCCTCCCAATTGGTTGGCGAAAAGGAAGCAGACGTACAATTATCCTTTTTTGATGACGCGGTTCAAAAAGCGGCAAAATCAAACCGATTAACCGGCTTGATTAAAGACTTGCAAGAAAAATACGGTAAAGACAGGATTATGCGTGCCAACGCCTTGTCGGGGCATCAGCATGAGGAGGAGGGCCAGTGGAAATAA